From Vanrija pseudolonga chromosome 1, complete sequence, a single genomic window includes:
- the FAD12_0 gene encoding Delta(12) fatty acid desaturase: MSATLRHRAASPAKAGDADKKELLREAEELELTEGQKFVVPNFTTKQLLDAIPAHCFKRSAFKSSLYVVQDVAVLAVLVYGAYHIESFLSKFNLSTAALWGARAALWSFYWVTAGLFGTGLWVIAHEAGHQAYSSSKTINNSVGWVLHSALLVPYHSWRISHGRHHAATGHLTRDEVFVPKTRSQMGYPEIKHESEYKGINVPAWRQAELREALAESPIGTLWNLFVHQIFGWPLYLIRNASGQLHYPDGTSHFKPSSIIFKPSHFWQIIASDIGVFLTLGALGVWGYYRGFQEVFAVYVIPYLWVNHWLVFITFLQHTDPLLPHYSAKTWTFARGALATVDRKFLGPIGKYVFHGICETHVSHHTASRIPHYNAWEATDALKKFLGVHYQESDENMLYSFYRIYRECLFIEDGEDIAFYKNSSGLAAKVGIEEGGNISDSGLDLK; this comes from the exons ATGTCCGCCACTCTtcgccaccgcgccgcctcgcccgccaaggccggcgacgccgacaagaaggagctcctccgtgaggccgaggagctcgagctcaccgaGGGCCAGAA GTTCGTCGTCCCCAACTTCACCACcaagcagctcctcgacgccatccc GGCGCACTGCTTCAAGCGCTCGGCGTTCAAGTCGTCGCTCTACGTCGTCCAGGACGtggccgtcctcgccgtccttgtctACGGCGCGTACCACATCGAGTCGTTCCTGAGCAAGTT CAACCTCTCGACTGCCGCCCTCTGGggtgctcgcgccgccctctgGTCGTTCTACTGGGTCACTGCCGGTCTTTTCGGCACTGGTCTCTGGGTCATTGCCCACGAGGCCGGCCACCAGGCCTACTCGTCGTCCAAGACGATCAACAACTCGGTCGGCTGGGTCCTCCACTCTGCCCTTCTCGTCCCTTACCACTCGTGGCGCATCTCGCACGGCCGtcaccacgccgccactggccaccttacgcgcgacgaggtcttCGTCCCCAAGACCCGCTCGCAGATGGGCTACCCCGAGATCAAGCACGAGTCCGAGTACAAGGGCATCAACGTCCCTGCCTGgcgccaggccgagctccgtgaggccctcgccgagtcCCCCATCGGCACCCTCTGGAACCTCTTTGTCCACCAGATCTTCGGCTGGCCTCTCTACCTCATCCGCAACGCCTCGGGCCAGCTCCACTACCCCGACGGCACCAGCCACTTCAAGCCTTCGTCGATCATCTTCAAGCCTTCGCACTTCTGGCAGATCATTGCCTCGGACATTGGTGTCTTCCTCACCCTCGGTGCTCTTGGTGTCTGGGGCTACTACCGTGGCTTCCAGGAGGTCTTTGCCGTCTACGTGATCCCCTACCTCTGGGTCAACCACTGGCTCGTCTTCATCACCTTCCTCCAGCACACcgaccccctcctcccccactaCTCTGCCAAGACCTGGACCTTTGCTCGTGGTGCCCTCGCCACCGTTGACCGCAAGTTCCTCGGCCCCATTGGCAAGTACGTCTTCCACGGTATCTGCGAGACCCACGTTTCGCACCACACCGCCTCGCGTATCCCTCACTACAACGCCTGGGAGGCCACCGACGCCCTCAAGAAGTTCCTCGGTGTCCACTACCAGGAGTCGGACGAGAACATGCTCTACTCGTTCTACCGCATCTACCGCGAGTGCCTCTTCATCGAGGACGGTGAGGACATTGCCTTCTACAAGAACTCTTCgggcctcgccgccaaggtcgGCATCGAGGAGGGTGGCAACATCTCCGACTCGGGTCTCGACCTCAAGTAA
- the SPAC824.07 gene encoding putative hydroxyacylglutathione hydrolase encodes MLRPAYKSLRSLRSFSTTASATMKVLPVQARSDNWMYIVVDEASGEAAVVDPYDAPKLAQRVKEEGVKVCWAVTTLITTHHHNDHSGGNLAFLDLHPGIKAVGGSNQGPGTNTIVKDGDEFKLGSLDVKALATPCHTQDSICFFVEDKAKGQRGVFTGDTLFLAGCGRFFEGNAAEMNAALSKLAKLPEDTLVYNGHEYTTGSAKFGLAIEPENAALKGLFERSQTDKVTTGKSTIGDEKKWNVFIRLDTPEAKKATGETEPLKVLAKLRELKNSF; translated from the exons ATGCTCCGACCAGCATACAAGTCTTTGCGTTCTCTTCGGTCCTTCTCCACTACAGCATC AGCCACGATGAAGGTCCTCCCTGTTCAAGCACGCTCCGACAACTGGATGTACATTGTCGTCGAtgaggcgagcggcgaggcggccgtcgtcgacccgtACGACGCGCCCAAGCTCGCCCAGCgggtcaaggaggagggcgtgAAGGTGTGttgggcg GTCACCACGCTTATCACGACGCACCACCACAACGACCACTCGGGCGGCAACCTCGCTTTC CTTGACCTCCACCCTGGGATCAaggccgtcggcggctcCAACCAGGGCCCGGGCACCAACACCAtcgtcaaggacggcgacgagttcaagctcggctcgctcgacgtcaa GGCGCTGGCTACCCCCTGCCATACCCAGGACTCGATTTGCTTCTttgtcgaggacaaggccaagggaCAGCGCGGTGTGTTCACTGGCGACACTCTGTTCCTCGCTGGCTGTGGTCGCTTCTTTGAGGGCAACGCCGCGGAGATGAACGCCGCGCTCagcaagctcgccaagctgcccGAGGACACGCTCGTGTACAACGGACACGAGTACACGACCGGCTCGGCCAAGTTTGGCCTTGCGATTGAGCCCGAAAACGCGGCGTTGAAGGG CCTCTTCGAGCGCTCCCAGACGGACAAGGTGACGACGGGCAAGTCTACCAtcggcgacgagaagaagtGGAACGTGTTCATCCGTCTTGACACGCCCGAGGCCAA GAAGGCCACTGGCGAGACTGAGCCGCTCAAggtcctcgccaagctccgcgaGCTCAAGAACTCGTTCTAA
- the cbf5 gene encoding H/ACA ribonucleoprotein complex subunit cbf5: MPSVSEIQQSGDFTIKSEAVTPKLDTSQWPLLLKNYDKLLVRSSHFTPIPTGVSPLKRDLTSYVQSGVINLDKPSNPSSHEVVAWLKRILRVEKTGHSGTLDPKVTGCLIVCIDRATRLVKSQQGAGKEYVCVVRFHDKVEEKAFARALETLTGALFQRPPLISAVKRQLRVRTIYESKLIEYDDQRNLGVFWVSCEAGTYIRTLCVHLGLLLGVGAHMQELRRVRSGITGENDDVVTMHDVLDAQWLYDNTRDETYLRRVIRPLESLLTNFKRIVVKDSAVNAVCYGAKLMIPGLLRYEADIEVGEEVVLMTTKGEAIAVGIAQMSTVDLASCDHGVVAKVKRCIMNRDLYPRRWGLGPKAQEKKKMIKKGELDKHGKKIDGVTPATWSKEYVDFNEEGAPAAVGLVSTQPEASTSAAPAAAAPETPAADEKKRKRKSEAADEAPSTPADGDKKKKSKKVKTDDGEEREETAEERAARKAAKKAKKEAGKA, encoded by the exons ATGCCGTCGGTGAGCGAGATCCAGCAGTCGGGAGACTTCACCATCAAGAGCGAGGCGGTCACGCCCAAGCTCGACACGTCGCAgtggccgctgctgctcaagaACTACGacaagctcctcgtccgcTCGTCCCACTTCACGCCCATCCCCACTGGTGTCTCGCCCCTCAAGCGCGACCTCACCTCGTACGTCCAGTCGGGTGTCATCAACCTCGACAAGCCTTCCAACCCCTCGTCGCACGAGGTTGTCGCTTGGCTCAAGCGCATCCTCCGCGTCGAGAAGACTGGCCACTCGGGCACCCTCGACCCCAAGGTCACGGGTTGTTTGATCGTCTGTATCGACCGCGCTACTCGTCTCGTCAAGAGCCAGCAGGGTGCTGGTAAGGAGTACGTCTGCGTCGTCCGCTTCcacgacaaggtcgaggagaaggcctTTGCCCGCGCTCTCGAGACCCTCACCGGCGCGCTCTTCCAGCGTCCTCCCCTCATCTCGGCCGTCAAGCGTCAGCTCCGTGTCCGTACCATCTACGAGTCCAAGCTCATCGAGTACGATGACCAGCGCAACCTCGGCGTCTTCTGGGTCTCGTGCGAGGCCGGAACCTACATCCGTACCCTCTGTGTCCACCTcggtctcctcctcggcgtcggcgcccacATGCAGGAGCTCCGTCGTGTCCGCTCCGGTATCACTggcgagaacgacgacgtcgtgacCATGCACgatgtcctcgacgcccagTGGCTCTACGACAACACCCGCGATG AGACCTACCTCCGCCGCGTCATCCGCCCcctcgagtcgctcctcACCAACTTTAAGCGTATCGTCGTCAAGGACTccgccgtcaacgccgtctGTTACGGTGCCAAGCTCATGATCCCCGGTCTCCTCCGTTACGAGGCCGACATTGaggttggcgaggaggttgtcCTCATGACCACCAAGGGTGAGGCCATTGCCGTTGGTATCGCCCAGATGTCcaccgtcgacctcgcctcgTGCGACCACGGTgtcgtcgccaaggtcaAGCGCTGCATCATGAACCGCGACCTCTACCCCCGCCGCTGGGGACTTGGCCCCAAGGCccaggagaagaagaagatgatcaagaagggcgagctcgacaagcacGGCAAGAAGATTGACGGTGTTACCCCCGCCACCTGGTCCAAGGAGTACGTCGACTTCAACGAGGAGGGTGCCCCTGCTGCTGTTGGCCTCGTGTCGACCCAGCCTGAAGCGTCCACTTCTgccgcccctgccgccgccgcccccgagacccccgctgccgacgagaagaagcgcaagcgcaagtctgaggctgccgacgaggctccttccacccccgccgacggcgacaagaagaagaagtcgAAGAAGGTCAAGAccgatgacggcgaggagcgcgaggagacggccgaggagcggGCAGCTCGCAAGGcagccaagaaggccaagaaggaggccggAAAGGCTTAG
- the ERG7 gene encoding Lanosterol synthase, producing MAYGKDYADSFRTDPAGWRLKVSEDSHGQHKWVYLPPGAARDAWPQAHVDVYSMGLETGLPDQPKAKTPLEAARNGLNFYRALQSEDGHWATEYGGPLFLTPGLLITLSILQVELSHERKQELIRYLLHKRRPEGGWGLHTASPPTVYGTVMNYVALRLLGLGPDEGPMTEIRALIHEMGGATTIPTWGKVWLSVLGCYDWEGVNPMPPELWLLPDWVPFAPWRWWIHVRAVFTPMTFLWGSRFVGEPTKITAALREELYTQPYASIDWVKQRSNVNEIDLYSPHHSVYEFLNNVLHYYEKVPRLSCLPSIRRAGLRAAYDQVVYEDENTGFQTIGPVSKPLNLLCRLAKESRDSEAVKRHLTRIDDFLWLSQDGLFMTGTNGSQLWDISFLAQAEVETGLANEPENKESVLSMLDWLDKCQMRANPIHWHDGYRHASKGAWPFSTPEQSYTVSDCTAEGLKAVIQLQSLKFTPKPVTLDRMHDSVDILLSMQNPTGGFASYELTRGSAKMEWLNAAEVFGNIMIDYQYPECSTSALSALKYFTTVDPVYRADDIKLCIDRAIEWIHSVQRPDGSWYGSWGICFTYATMFALESLAIAGETCANSERVRRACDFLLSKQKSDGGWGETYLSCAEGVYSQHETSQVVMTSWAILALIYGQSPDKDAIKRGCELIMSRQLPNGSWLQEDTEGIFNKNCAIDYPAFKFIFCIWALGRAEKYLSK from the exons ATGGCCTACGGAAAAGACTACGCCGACTCGTTCCGCACCGACCCGGCCGGCTGGCGACTCAAGGTCAGCGAGGACTCGCACGGGCAGCACAAATGGGTGTACCTCCCCCCCGGGGCAGCGCGTGACGCCTGGCCGCAGGCCCATGTCGACGTGTACTCGATGGGTCTGGAGACG GGCCTACCGGACCAGCCAAAGGCCAAGAcgccgctcgaggccgcgcggaACGGGCTCAACTTTTACCGCGCGCTGCAGAGCGAGGACGGCCACTGGGCGACCGAGTACGGAG GCCCGCTCTTCCTCACCCCCGGCCTGCTGATTACCCTGTCCATCCTCCAAGTCGAGCTCTCGCACGAGCGCAAGCAGGAGCTCATCCGCTACCTCCTGCACAAGCGGCGCCCCGAGGGCGGATGGGGCCTGCACACGGCGTCCCCGCCGACCGTGTACGGCACCGTCATGAACTATgtcgcgctgcgcctgctcggcctcgggcccGACGAAGGGCCTATGACGGAGATCCGCGCGCTCATCCACGAGATGGGCGGAGCGACGACTATCCCGACGTGGGGCAAGGTCTGGCTCTCGGTCCTTGGGTGCTACGACTGGGAGGGCGTCAACCCTATGCCGCCTGAGCTTTG GCTGCTGCCTGACTGGGTGCCGTTCGCGCCGTGGCGTTGGTGGATCCATGTTCGTGCGGTCT tcaCGCCCATGACCTTCCTCTGGGGCTCGCGGTTCGTCGGCGAGCCGACAAAGATCAcggccgcgctccgcgaggAGCTCTACACCCAGCCGTATGCGTCAATCGACTGGGTCAAGCAGCGCAGCAACGTCAACGAGATCGACCTCTACTCGCCCCACCATTCCGTGTACGAGTTCCTCAACAACGTCCTCCACTACTACGAGAAGGTCCCCCGCCTGTCCTGCCTGCCGTCCATCCGCCGCGCGGGTCTCAGGGCGGCGTACGACCAGGTCGTGTACGAGGACGAGAACACGGGCTTCCAGACCATCGGCCCCGTTTCCAAGCCTCTCAACCTCCTCTGCCGTTTGGCCAAGGAGAGTCGCGACTCGGAGGCGGTCAAGCGCCACCTTACGAGGATAGACGACTTCCTGTGGCTGTCTCAGGACGGCCTCTTCATGACGGGCACCAACGGCAGTCAGCTCTGGGACATTTCTTTcctcgcccaggccgaggtcgagactGGCCTCGCCAACGAGCCCGAGAACAAGGAGTCGGTGCTCAGCATGCTCGACTGGCTCGACAAGTGCCAGATGCGCGCCAATCCCATCCACTGGCACGACGGATACCGCCACGCGTCCAAGGGCGCCTGGCCGTTCTCGACCCCCGAGCAGAGCTACACCGTCAGCGACTGCACGGCCGAGGGCCTCAAGGCTGTCATCCAGCTGCAGTCGCTCAAGTTCACGCCCAAGCCTGTCACTCTCGACCGCATGCACGACTCGGTTGACATCTTGTTGTCCATGCAGAACCCGACCGGCGGTTTTGCCAGCTACGAGCTCACGCGTGGCAGCGCCAAGATGGAGTggctcaacgccgccgaggtgttTGGCAACATTATGATCGACTACCAGTACCCAGAGTGCTCGACATCGGCCCTCTCAGCACTCAAGTACTTCACCACAGTCGACCCCGTGTACCGTGCGGATGACATCAA ACTCTGCATTGATCGTGCGATCGAGTGGATCCACAGCGTCCAGCGCCCTGACGGATCGTGGTATGGTTCTTG GGGCATCTGCTTCACGTATGCCACCATGTTTGCGTTGGAATCGTTGGCGATTGCCGGCGAGACGTGCGCCAACTCGGAGCGCGTTCGCCGGGCATGCGACTTTTTGTTGAGCAAGCAGAAGTCTGACGGCGGATGGGGCGAGACGTACTTG AGCTGCGCAGAGGGCGTCTACTCGCAACACGAGACGTCACAAGTTGTCATGACTTCTTGGGCGATTCTCGCACTCATCTATGGTCAGAGCCCCGACAAGGATGCCATCAAGCGCGGGTGCGAGCTCATCATGTCGCGCCAGTTGCCCAATGGCAGCTGGCTGCAAGAGGATACCGAGGGCATCTTCAACAAGAACTGTGCTATCGATTACCCCGCATTCAAGTTCATCTTTTGTATTTGGGCCCTTGGCCGGGCGGAGAAATACCTGAGCAAGTAA
- the agn1_2 gene encoding Glucan endo-1,3-alpha-glucosidase agn1, whose product MYLPKSPIVRPFLTFAVLCLALYSLLAHWEQFGGPGPHLPGASEKQVIFQASHNHDDMHAKPGTGTHGGVVPGGDHGYHGAPPPPPKPSESASKPNSTLGKPIMASTGYERRVVAHFMLGNTYPFTEKNWEDTFDLAEAHGLDGLALNLGPEDWQLTQARVAYDLASRRHDSPKAGRKPIELFFSLDMNVLAHQEWHDATSLGDKIAPLLASKGQMMRGAQPILSTFGGHDAYFGARGWKGFLVHLSNQLRRYRVEHAFFWPSFFMPPQKFIDLPFVEGTFAWNNAWPKHSRLTLKEDNPFMGKDKPYMAAISPLFFTHYGKTGEWAFDKNFIYPSDNMLYPSRWAEFMALNEGDGPEMVQIISWNDYGESHAIAPSIGAQPGSEAWTNRMDHVAFLEMTKYFADRWRNGAPEVGDEIVFWMWYRTHPKDLVIADDPIGRPDNADMAMDLLNFVALIPEGMDRPMLMLSIGKEKHPVQLVPGRFTALRFPFTTGPVHFKIESAKGLHLRGAGHHIEDATYLKAYNFNMWSGAWHAKV is encoded by the exons ATGTACCTGCCCAAGTCACCAATCGTCCGCCCCTTCCTGACGTTTGCCGTGCTCTGCCTCGCGCTCTactcgctcctcgcgcactGGGAGCAGTTTGGCGGGCCGGGACCACACCTGCCGGGCGCGTCAGAGAAGCAGGTGATTTTCCAGGCCTCGCACAACCACGACGACATGCACGCCAAGCCGGGGACGGGGACGcatggcggcgtcgtgccggGCGGTGACCACGGATACCATGGtgcgcctccgccgccgccgaagccgagcgagAGCGCGTCGAAGCCAAATAGCACGCTTGGGAAGCCGATCATGGCCTCGACGGGGTacgagcggcgcgtggtCGCGCACTTCATG ctcggcaaTACGTACCCCTTTACCGAGAAGAACTGGGAGGACACgttcgacctcgccgaggcgcacgggctcgacgggctcgcgctcaacctcggcccGGAGGACTGGCAGCTGACGCAGGCGCGGGTCGCGTACGACCTtgcgtcgcggcggcacgaCAGCCCCAAGGCGGGGCGCAAGCCGATCGAGCTCTTCTTCTCGCTCGACATGAACGTCCTCGCGCACCAGGAGTGGCACGACGCTACGTCGCTGGGCGACAAGATtgcgccgctcctcgcgtCCAAGGGCCAGATGATGCGCGGCGCCCAGCCCATCCTGTCCACCTTTGGCGGGCACGACGCCTACTTTGGCGCCCGCGGCTGGAAGGGCTTCCTCGTGCACCTCTCCAACCAGCTGCGGCGATACCGCGTAGAGCACGCCTTCTTCTGGCCGTCCTTCTTCATGCCCCCGCAAAAGTTTATCGACCTGCCATTTGTCGAGGGGACGTTTGCGTGGAACAATGCCTG GCCAAAGCACTCGCGCTTAacgctcaaggaggacaaCCCCTTCATGGGCAAGGACAAGCCGTACATGGCCGCCATCTCGCCGCTCTTCTTCACGCACTACGGCAAgacgggcgagtgggcgtTCGACAAGAACTTTATCTATCCGTCAGACAACATGCTCTACCCGTCCCGCTGGGCCGAGTTCATGGCGCTcaacgagggcgacggcccAGAAATGGTCCAGATCATCTCGTGGAACGACTATGGCGAGTCGCACGCCATCGCGCCCAGCATTGGCGCCCAGCCGGGCTCCGAGGCGTGGACGAACCGCATGGACCAtgtcgccttcctcgagaTGACAAAGTACTTTGCGGACAGGTGGCGCAACGGCGCGCcagaggtcggcgacgagattGTCTTTTGGATGTGGTACCGCACGCACCCGAAGGATCTGGTTATCGCGGACGACCCGATCGGTCGGCCAGACAATGCTGATATG GCCATGGACCTGCTCAACTTTGTCGCCCTCATCCCAGAGGGCATGGACCGCCCAATGCTCATGCTCAGCATTGGCAAGGAAAAGCACCCAGTCCAGCTCGTCCCTGGCCGCTTTACCGCGTTACGCTTCCCGTTCACCACCGGCCCGGTGCACTTCAAGATCGAGTCGGCCAAGGGCCTGCATCtccgcggcgcaggccacCACATTGAAGACGCAACCTACCTCAAGGCGTACAACTTCAACATGTGGTCGGGTGCGTGGCACGCAAAGGTGTGA
- the dapA gene encoding Aspartyl aminopeptidase, which yields MQLPAAAPVDATKFCDFVTASPTPFHAVANLAKRLTKAGFAKLSEREQHADLVPGGKYYYTRNQSSIVAFTLPPKGTPNAVSFAVGHVDSPCLKVRPVSKKEKVGYLQVGTELYGGGLWHTWFDRDLSIAGRVIVATPGAKSEFTSKLVKIDRPILRVPTLAIHLDRGVNDQLKFNKETQFLPVLGLINEQLNGSRAGTPGPEGKPKPSFAEERHHPLLLAVIADELGVNVGDIHDFELSLFDTQPSAVGGLNNEFIFSPRLDNLYTSYAAIEGLAEAVEAEAASGKDSDEPNVRCVILFDNEEVGSVSHHGAESNLLPSFVEMLTKLPNADRGYYQILANSFLISADMGHAIHPNYDERYEKNNAPRINGGVVIKTNANQRYTSNAQTTFLLRRIAQRAGVPTQEFEIRNDSTCGSTVGPHLSTHVRTVDIGIAQLSMHSIRETAGSADVRNYINLFKTFFEVYSQVNKELLVDDE from the coding sequence ATGcagctccccgccgccgcccccgtcgacGCCACCAAGTTTTGCGACTTTGTCACGGCGTCGCCTACGCCGttccacgccgtcgccaacctGGCCAAGCGCCTCACGAAGGCCGGGTTCGCCAAGCTctcggagcgcgagcagcacgccgaccTGGTCCCAGGCGGCAAGTACTACTACACGCGCAACCAGTCGTCGATTGTGGCGTTCACGCTCCCGCCCAAGGGCACGCCGAACGCCGTCTCCTTTGCCGTCGGCCACGTCGACTCGCCATGCCTCAAGGTCCGCCCAGTCagcaagaaggagaaggtcgGATACCTCCAGGTCGGCACAGAGctgtacggcggcggcctgtgGCATACCTGGTTTGACCGTGACCTGTCGATTGCCGGCCGCGTGATCGTCGCCACGCCCGGCGCCAAGTCCGAGTTCACGTCCAAGCTCGTCAAGATTGACCGGCCGATTCTGCGTGTCCCCACGCTCGCTATCcacctcgaccgcggcgtcaaCGACCAGCTCAAGTTTAACAAGGAGACCCAGTTCCTGCCCGTTCTCGGGCTGATCAACGAGCAGCTCAATGGCAGCCGCGCGGGCACCCCGGGGCCAGAgggcaagcccaagccctcgttcgccgaggagcgccaccacccgctcctgctcgctgtgattgccgacgagctcggcgtgaACGTCGGCGACATTCACGACTTTGAGCTGTCGCTGTTCGACACGCAGCcgtcggccgtcggcggcctgaACAACGAGTTCATCTTCTCCCCGCGCCTCGACAACCTGTACACGTCGTACGCGGCGATCGAaggcctcgccgaggcggtcgaggccgaggccgcgtcCGGCAAGGACAGCGACGAACCCAACGTCCGCTGTGTGATCCTCTTCGACAACGAGGAGGTCGGCTCCGTCTCGCACCACGGCGCAGAGTCCAACCTCCTCCCCTCGTTTGTCGAGATGCTCACAAAGCTCCCCAACGCCGACAGGGGCTACTACCAGATCCTGGCCAACTCGTTCCTTATTTCTGCCGACATGGGCCACGCCATCCACCCCAACTATGACGAGCGGTACGAGAAGAACAATGCGCCGCGTATTAACGGCGGTGTGGTCATCAAGACCAACGCAAACCAGCGGTACACGTCCAACGCGCAGACgaccttcctcctccgccgtATCGCTCAGCGCGCGGGCGTCCCCACCCAGGAGTTTGAGATCCGCAACGACTCGACCTGCGGCTCGACTGTTGGTCCTCACCTGTCCACCCATGTGCGCACCGTGGACATTGGCATCGCCCAGCTCTCAATGCACTCGATCCGCGAGacggccggctcggcagACGTCCGCAACTACATCAACCTCTTCAAGACCTTCTTCGAGGTCTACTCGCAGGTCAACAAGGAGCtgcttgtcgacgacgagtag
- the CCP1 gene encoding Cytochrome c peroxidase, mitochondrial, protein MSFRITPVLRNVATRRVIVAGRAAPLLRRGYAEEAAPPPPPPPKKEGGGSGLFLALGAAAAAGAAYYFYTQDSAKPSAAFVPTKADYEKVYNAITDIFDKEGYDDGSLAPVILRLAWHASGTYNKEDGTGGSNYATMRFPNEAGHGANAGLSVARDALEPIKKQFPWISYGDLWTLAGVAAVQETGGPAIPWRAGRIDGVEAHQTPDGRLPDAAQGSSHIRDIFGRMGFNDQEMVALIGAHALGRCHSDRSGYEGPWTFSPVTFSNEFYNLLLNDAWQWKKWKGPAQYEDKKTKSLMMLPADMAVVQDKEFKKWAQTYAKDEQKFFDDFSKAFSTMLELGVPKEQWKSEPYKVGQPEAAAAK, encoded by the exons ATGTCGTTCCGCATCACCCCCGTCCTCCGCAACGTCGCGACCCGTCGTgtcatcgtcgccggccgcgccgcccctctcctccgccgcggctacgccgaggaggct gcgccccctccccctcctccccccaagaaggagggcggtggcagcggcctcttcctcgccctcggtgccgccgccgctgccggtgccgcgTACTACTTCTACACCCAGGACTCTGCCAagccctcggccgcctttGTCCCCACCAAGGCCGACTACGAGAAGGTCTACAACGCCATCACCGACATCTTTGACAAGGAGGGCTACGAtgacggctcgctcgcccccgtCATCCTCCGTCTTGCCTGGCACGCCTCGGGCACCTACAACAAGGAGGACGGCACTGGTGGCTCCAACTACGCCACCATGCGTTTCCCCAACGAGGCTGGCCacggcgccaacgccggTCTTTCGGTCGCCCGTGACGCCCTCGAGCCTATCAAGAAGCAGTTCCCCTGGATCTCGTACGGTGACCTCTGGACCCTTGccggtgtcgccgccgtccaggAGACTGGTGGCCCCGCCATCCcctggcgcgctggccgcaTCGACGGTGTCGAGGCCCACCAGACCCCCGACGGCCGtctccccgacgccgcccaggGCTCGAGCCACATCCGCGACATCTTTGGCCGCATGGGCTTCAACGACCAGGAGATGGTCGCCCTTATCGGCGCCCACGCTCTCGGCCGCTGCCACTCTGACCGCTCGGGTTACGAGGGCCCCTGGACCTTCTCCCCCGTGACCTTCTCCAACGAGTTCtacaacctcctcctcaacgacGCTTGGCAGTGGAAGAAGTGGAAGGGCCCTGCCCAGTACGAGGACAAGAAGACCAAGTCGCTCATGATGCTCCCCGCCGACATGGCCGTTGTCCAGGACAAGGAGTTCAAGAAGTGGGCCCAGACTTacgccaaggacgagcaGAAGTTCTTCGACGA CTTCTCCAAAGCCTTCTCGACCATGCTCGAGCTTGGTGTCCCCAAGGAGCAGTGGAAGTCTGAGCCCTACAAGGTTGGCcagcccgaggccgccgccgccaagtaA
- the rps-17 gene encoding 40S ribosomal protein S17: protein MGRVRTKTVKRASRVLIEKYYPRLTLDFHTNKRLLDEVAQVPSKRLRNKISGFTTHLMKRIQKGPVRGISFRLQEEERERKDQYVPEVSALAVSPESPLEVDNETKDLLRSLGLDALPVNVVAVSAYQPRERKRHIPGAAKA, encoded by the exons ATG GGTCGCGTCAGGACCAAGACCGTGAAGCGTGCTTCCCGCGTTCTCATCGAGAAGTACTACCCCCGCCTCACCCTCGACTTCCA CACCAACAAGCGTCTCCTCGATGAGGTCGCCCAGGTTCCCTCCAAGCGTCTTCGCAACAAGATCTCGGGCT tcaccacccacctcatGAAGCGTATCCAGAAGGGTCCCGTCCGTGGTATCTCGTTCCGTCtccaggaggaggagcgtgagCGCAAGGACCAGTACGTTCCCGAGGtctcggccctcgccgtctcgcccgagtcgcccCTTGAGGTCGACAACGAGACCAAGGACCTCCTCCGCtcgcttggcctcgacgccctccccgtcaacgtcgtcgccgtctcggcTTACCAGCCccgcgagcgcaagcgccacATCCCTGGTGCCGCCAAGGCTTAA